The following is a genomic window from Chania multitudinisentens RB-25.
TGGCGGAGTACTGGGTACTTTGCCCGATCTGGATGTGCTCTGGTTTAAATTATTCCGCAGTGATGTTGTTACAGAAGTGACTTGGCACCGTGGCCCATCACATTCACTTTTGGTGTTAACAGCGTTGGGATGGTTACTGTGGTTATTGTTCAAGTCGCGCAGTTATCTGGTGCAGGAATCCCCGTTGCGCTGGCTGTTGGCGATCTGGTTAGCCTTGGTAACGCATCCGTTGCTGGATGCCTTTACCGTTTACGGTACACAGATGTTATGGCCCATGCAGACTCCCCCCATCATGTGGGCGACAATCTTTGTCATTGATCCGCTATATACCGTGCCTTTGCTGATAGGGGTTATTGCCGCCTGGCGGCTTGCACCAGGCCAAACCTCACAGCAAACGCATAGTTCATCTCGTGACAGGGCAGCACGTAATTGGTTAGCAGCAGGTTTGTTAGTAAGCTCGCTCTACCTGGCTTGGAGTGTCGCAGCCAAATTATTGGTTGATAGGGCGGCCTCACACAGCCTGGTTGCCTTGAACTTGCAGAATGCACCGCGTTTTTCTACACCGCTTCCGTTCAACACGCTGGCTTGGCGGGTGATTGTGATGGTACCGGATGGCT
Proteins encoded in this region:
- a CDS encoding metal-dependent hydrolase codes for the protein MDSLTQIVLGSSVAALVVPPRHRRLAMLAGGVLGTLPDLDVLWFKLFRSDVVTEVTWHRGPSHSLLVLTALGWLLWLLFKSRSYLVQESPLRWLLAIWLALVTHPLLDAFTVYGTQMLWPMQTPPIMWATIFVIDPLYTVPLLIGVIAAWRLAPGQTSQQTHSSSRDRAARNWLAAGLLVSSLYLAWSVAAKLLVDRAASHSLVALNLQNAPRFSTPLPFNTLAWRVIVMVPDGYWLGDRSLIADRELMQFTFHASDSHALEQLAAVPQLKRLLWFTHGFVAASTQRHDDKLRLILTDLRMGLEPDYFFRYDIAGIDEHGNWAAAPEITQMPESGDIGKTLSWVWRRIYDSKASHE